The proteins below come from a single Oerskovia jenensis genomic window:
- a CDS encoding beta-ketoacyl-ACP synthase III has translation MSALTIRQAAGAEYSRILGIGGVRGENVVTNDDLAGPIDSSDEWIRQRTGIVTRRRAGAGVDVLDLAEGAALKAIAAAGLTGADVDAVLFATTTYFHQTPAAAAVLADRIGATPAAAYDVSAACAGYAYGIAQADALVRSGAAQHVLVVGAEKMSDFVDPTDRTISFLLGDGAGAAVVGPSDTPGIGPTIWGSDGGKAPAIRQTHAWSDLRENPELGWPTLRQDGQTVFRWAAFQMAPIAEKALAAAGVTAQDVQAFIPHQANMRIIDQMIKQLGLPESVAVGRDIAETGNTSAASIPLATERLLAEGRVRSGDLALQIGFGAGLVYAAQVIVLP, from the coding sequence GTGAGCGCCCTGACCATCCGCCAGGCCGCAGGCGCGGAGTACTCGCGCATCCTCGGTATCGGCGGGGTCCGGGGAGAGAACGTCGTGACGAACGACGACCTCGCCGGGCCGATCGACTCCTCGGACGAGTGGATCCGTCAGCGGACCGGCATCGTCACGCGCCGTCGTGCGGGCGCCGGGGTCGACGTGCTCGACCTGGCGGAGGGCGCCGCGCTCAAGGCGATCGCCGCCGCGGGCCTCACGGGGGCCGACGTCGACGCGGTCCTGTTCGCGACCACGACCTACTTCCACCAGACGCCCGCGGCGGCCGCGGTGCTCGCGGACCGGATCGGCGCGACCCCCGCGGCGGCGTACGACGTCTCGGCCGCGTGCGCGGGGTACGCGTACGGGATCGCCCAGGCCGACGCCCTGGTGCGTTCGGGCGCCGCGCAGCACGTCCTCGTCGTGGGCGCGGAGAAGATGAGCGACTTCGTCGACCCGACGGACCGCACCATCTCCTTCCTGCTGGGCGACGGCGCCGGCGCGGCGGTCGTCGGGCCCTCGGACACGCCGGGCATCGGCCCGACGATCTGGGGCTCGGACGGCGGCAAGGCTCCCGCGATCCGCCAGACCCACGCGTGGTCGGACCTGCGCGAGAACCCCGAGCTCGGGTGGCCGACCCTGCGCCAGGACGGGCAGACCGTCTTCAGGTGGGCCGCGTTCCAGATGGCACCGATCGCCGAGAAGGCGCTCGCCGCCGCCGGTGTGACCGCGCAGGACGTCCAGGCGTTCATCCCGCACCAGGCCAACATGCGCATCATCGACCAGATGATCAAGCAGCTGGGCCTCCCCGAGTCCGTCGCGGTCGGCCGTGACATCGCGGAGACCGGCAACACCTCGGCCGCCTCGATCCCCCTGGCGACCGAGCGACTGCTCGCCGAGGGCAGGGTGCGGTCGGGAGACCTCGCGCTGCAGATCGGGTTCGGCGCCGGGCTCGTCTACGCGGCGCAGGTGATCGTCCTCCCGTAG
- the fabF gene encoding beta-ketoacyl-ACP synthase II, translating into MTSLRDVVVTGLGATTPLGGDVASTWAAALAGQSGVSPLENDWAERYEIPVTFAAQIKVKPEDVLARPETKRMDPSTQYAMIAAREAWADAGSPEIDGDRLGAVVSSGIGGIWTTLDGWDTLKERGARRMLPMTVPMLMPNSPAAYVSLEFGARAGAHALVSACASGAEAIGYGIDMIRAGRADVVVAGGTEATIHPMPIAAFAASRTLSLRNDDPQGASRPYDVDRDGFVIGEGAGIVVLESAEHAAARGARVYARIGGVGLSADAYHITSPDPEGRGQVAAMTRALAEAKVEARDVVHVNAHATSTKVGDLTETRSIRTVLGDDADHVLLSATKSMTGHLLGGAGALETIFTVKAVHERLAPPTINVAQPDPELQVPLVRDVPAELPAGDIAAINNSFGFGGHNVALVVTNA; encoded by the coding sequence ATGACCTCCCTCCGCGACGTCGTCGTCACCGGCCTCGGCGCCACCACGCCGCTCGGTGGGGACGTGGCCTCCACGTGGGCCGCCGCCCTCGCCGGGCAGTCCGGCGTCAGCCCGCTCGAGAACGACTGGGCCGAGCGCTACGAGATCCCGGTGACGTTCGCCGCCCAGATCAAGGTCAAGCCCGAGGACGTCCTCGCCCGCCCCGAGACCAAGCGCATGGACCCCTCGACGCAGTACGCGATGATCGCGGCGCGCGAGGCCTGGGCGGACGCGGGCAGCCCTGAGATCGACGGCGACCGCCTGGGCGCGGTCGTGTCGTCGGGCATCGGCGGCATCTGGACGACCCTCGACGGCTGGGACACCCTCAAGGAGCGCGGCGCCCGGCGCATGCTGCCCATGACGGTCCCCATGCTCATGCCCAACTCCCCCGCGGCGTACGTCTCGCTCGAGTTCGGTGCCCGCGCCGGCGCGCACGCGCTCGTCTCCGCCTGCGCGTCGGGTGCCGAGGCCATCGGCTACGGCATCGACATGATCCGTGCGGGCCGTGCGGACGTCGTCGTGGCCGGCGGCACCGAGGCCACGATCCACCCCATGCCGATCGCGGCGTTCGCGGCCTCGCGCACGCTCTCGCTGCGCAACGACGACCCGCAGGGCGCGTCGCGTCCCTACGACGTCGACCGCGACGGGTTCGTCATCGGTGAGGGCGCGGGCATCGTCGTCCTGGAGAGCGCCGAGCACGCCGCGGCGCGCGGGGCACGTGTCTACGCCCGGATCGGCGGCGTGGGCCTGTCGGCCGACGCGTACCACATCACCTCCCCGGACCCCGAGGGTCGCGGGCAGGTCGCGGCGATGACCCGTGCGCTCGCCGAGGCGAAGGTCGAGGCGCGCGACGTCGTGCACGTCAACGCCCACGCGACCTCGACCAAGGTCGGCGACCTCACCGAGACGCGCTCGATCCGGACCGTGCTGGGCGACGACGCGGACCACGTCCTGCTCTCGGCGACCAAGTCCATGACCGGTCACCTGCTGGGTGGTGCGGGCGCGCTCGAGACCATCTTCACGGTCAAGGCCGTGCACGAGCGCCTGGCTCCCCCGACGATCAACGTCGCGCAGCCGGACCCCGAGCTCCAGGTGCCCCTGGTGCGCGACGTCCCGGCCGAGCTGCCCGCGGGCGACATCGCCGCGATCAACAACTCGTTCGGGTTCGGCGGGCACAACGTGGCCCTCGTGGTGACGAACGCCTGA
- a CDS encoding acyl carrier protein: MAYTEQEVLAGLAEIVSEETGLPTDAVLAEKSFTDDLDIDSLSMMTIVTHAEDKFGVRIPDEEVKNLATVGDAVSFITGAQA, from the coding sequence ATGGCTTACACCGAGCAGGAAGTCCTCGCTGGACTCGCGGAGATCGTCAGCGAAGAGACCGGCCTCCCCACGGACGCCGTCCTCGCCGAGAAGTCCTTCACGGACGACCTCGACATCGACTCGCTGTCGATGATGACGATCGTCACGCACGCCGAGGACAAGTTCGGCGTCCGCATCCCCGACGAAGAGGTCAAGAACCTCGCGACCGTCGGCGACGCCGTGTCCTTCATCACGGGCGCTCAGGCCTGA